The DNA segment ACACACGTCTATTGTGTTTTGCGCGTCTGATGAAGTCAACTATGCTTAATCGTATCTTGTCGTGGTCGTAGCGATTATACTTTATTGCTTAAAACAATTAAAGACCATGGATTAAAGAAAGACAATATATTGCAGTCTGAGCAGTTAAAATATCGCTATCGTTTTATGTTTAAACATTGCCATATGTTCATTactatttatctttttataaTTTCAATATGTTCGGATTTATtggcatttttccaaaaaggCGTCATGTTATAGATATCTTTTGAtctatttatttccatttctaTTCTGTGTTCTagcttatttttttacataattttcACCCCCTGAACCGATCATCCAAACGGCAGGCTAGCTAAAGTTTTGTAACTCTAGCAATACGACTCGCATCCTCTCGTGGCCACCTAATCTGGTTTCGTTTAAAAACTCCTTCTTAAGCAGTACATCATGGACACCGTTTTGGCGTAGCAGGTACAGCAACATTATAACATTTGTATCGTACAGAATATTGTTTGTCAATAAATTGTCATGATACAGCTTTAGGAGAGTCAAATTTAATTGATAATACACATCGCTTTTCAATGCTTCTTCATACCGCCCCATTAATGTTGCGCTGCTAAACAACATTTTCAAGGCGTGCAGTTGTGCTTTGAGCAGCTCTTCTTTGTCAGGTTCATTCAATTTCTCCTGCAATTTGTCTACGCAATTCTTAAAATCTTTCGCGTTGTGGTGATTTGCCAGCGTAACAATGTTCATTTCATTGGATTGATGGCTTGGTGCGTTGATTTCTCCTGTGGCGGACATTGTCTTCTTTAAAGACTGGAATGCATGATTTGCGGTATTGGCTGGGACCAGTTTACAGACGCCATTCAACATTTCCTTAAATGTTTCCTTCGAGTAATACATTCTGTAAAACTCCTGTATGATGCCCAAACACAGCACACCTTGGTTCGATAGCAGTATTCTTCTTGCGGTCACTTGCACAGGATCTTCCAGCGTAAGTTGCTCGAAAAATTTCCACTTTTGCGTGGAATTTTCTGCCGAGCTCCAGTTCATCTtcagcagctcctccagcgTGGTGTAGTTACAGGTGACTGTGCGGCAGATGTGTAGCGCTGTTTTCAACACTTGTGCTAAAAACATTGTTTTCTCTGTTTCTTTCATCACCAACGGCTGCATAAGAGCTTCCACTATAGAGTTTATATCCGCTGCTAGAAATACTACATCTTCGAAATTGTAATTACTCAAGTTTTCCACTAAATAGATGGACGAGAGATCCatgtttacaaacacacagtttTGTAACACACACGATCACGTTTGACAGCTGATTTGCAACTCGCAGAAACGTCaactttgtttgtttacattttgcagACGAACAAATCGTTTCGTAAAAACTCAACGCAAATAACCGAACCAGtgcaattaatttttgttaataaCCGTACACTAACCATGCTACCAATTTAAGTTCGAAAAGTTACCTGAAAATGAACATTGCCATGTTAGAAACGATCATAAACAGTGCATCTTCGTCGGTTTGTAGGCTATGCCTCAGTTACGACGCTTCTGAATACGTTTCCCTTGATGCTCATGAATCTGACTCGCTCGTGGCAATTATCTACAAATGTACCGGAATAAAGGTAGACTtagtatttaaaaaacaaccattcacttaaaaataataatcgcAATTTCATTGCAGGTTCGTGGAAAGACAAACAACATCGCAAACAAAATATGCAACGATTGCCGGAATGATGTGGTCAAATTTAACCAACTGCGAGAAAGGTGTCGGGCATCGGATAAAATTCTTCTCGATCTATATAGGAAAAGAAATACACTAACACCCAGGTTGTTATTTAGCATACCGTCCTTAGCAAAGGAAAACTATGGCGAGCGCGAACAGCAAGAAATATTCACACCAACAGAAACAAATGCTAATATTATTAACGTTCAATCAACGTACACCGAAGCGATCGTTCCCGAAACAGATGAAATGCTTAGCACGGATTCACACAATCAAGTAGACCTTGGACCCAAAGACAATCGAGAGGATGATGTACCAAAACTGGTATGCTGTGGTTGTAATCCTTCACCAGAGTTCAGCACCCTAGCAGAACTAACAGCCCATGGTGCTAAGCATCACAAAAAGTACCGTGTCTTAGATGGTTCAATTCGCCCCTTCGAATGCAACATTTGTTTTGAACGGTTTTTAACACCATCGCTGCTGAAACACCATCAAACACGTCCCTACCGGAAACGGTCACACATTTGCAGGTCCTGTGGATCGGCTTATTTCACGAACTCTGCCCTGAACCGGCACGAAAAGGTGTGCACTGTAGTTGATAAGAACTATACCTGCGAACAGTGCGGCAAACGGTTCCGCCAAATCATTACGTTGAAAAACCACCACAAACTTCATCAAGCGAAGAAAGCATTCGCATGTCCCGTGTGTGGCAAAACGTTTAAGCAAAAGTTTGAAATCACCATCCACATGGTAACACACACCGGGGAACAGCCTTATCCTTGTGATCAGTGTCCGGCTAGGTTCAAGCGGAAACAAGCACTGAAAAATCACCAAAATCGCCATCAGAATCCGCATCCATTCAAATGTGAATCATGCGATGAATGGTTCGGTAATCCAACGGCTCGCAAATTTCATCGACTTACTGTACACGAAGGGCTTGATCCGTTCCGATGCGACCAGTGCGGTGTGAGCTACGGGCGCAGGTTACGACTTACGCAGCACATGAAGAAAGTGCATGGAGAAGTGGGCTAATAAATCATTCATGTTTTGAGAGATATTTCTAAGTTAATATATACATATTTTGGGGAGCTTGATATTGAGAAGATTTATTACAATCATATGGCTACATTTCATTAGCGGATGAGGTAATaggtttattttctttttaatgtaCAGCGGGGGCATATTTTTATAGCAATTTTAACTACATCTGATTCCTTTCCTAGTAGGGTTTTCAGGGTCCCTAGTAGTTTTAAGTTTCGTTTTGTTAAAATGTTCTCCAAAAGTCATATGAATTGATGCTAGATGGCGAACTGCTGGTGCTGATATTAATTAATCAAACAGTTGTACATAGCCAAGTGGCAAATAGTTTTTTAAGTGCCATGGATAAAAAAGTGATATATTTATACAacaaaaatcataataatttaaacTATTTAGTGCATGTAATGTTTGGAGTTATTAACCAAACCGTGCacgttaaaattaaaaaaaaaaagattgaagAAGTCTTGCACCTTTTTtgccaataaaaaaacataaaaattgaCTTCCGATAAATCCTTTAAAGTTGTGAAACGCGTTTAACAACATTACAATACATGGATAAACATGAAGCAGAATTAACTCTATGTTACAAGTCGAAATATTTTCCTGAATTTTCTAAAGCTAGTCTTAGGTTTGAAGATAAAAACAAGttaaaaattacttttttacCAACATGCCAAGTATATACGTATGACTGCTGATTgcatttcattaaatttataACAAACATACacgaacaaataaataaatcgcaacagaaaacaataaaaactctGTCCATGCTATGTCCATATCAGTAACAGAAAATAggcaaaaaattaacaataCATGTGTCAATTAGCATTCATCGCTGAATTCGTtctaaatcaattaaaatcaccccaccaataaaaaaaaccagcataagtatgaattttaattcattttttaaatgtatcgGCATTTTCATGTACCGATTGAAGCACCAGGCAGCAAACAAGACCCAATCAAACACGACAAACCATTGGATGGTTTCTAAAAGTTTACTTTTTGGCTCTGCTCACGACTCCTACACGTAGCACGGCTCATCCTGTTATTCCCAGCATGCAAATTCCGAGCTTGCGTTACGACATCTTTTCAAAGCGGGGCGACCATTATCATTCGCAAGACGCCATTGAATGATGTTACTTATGTGCACGGGGGGTTTTACATTGTCCGCATCAATCGCAACAGGTCAAAAACATAGGCGCGACAACACTTCGCGTTACGTTGCTGTAACGATTTGTAATGCATCTTTGCATTGACCGCGGCGCTCCTGGTCGCTGTTGTTCTAGTTATGCCTGCGTTTGCGTTGGTGGCTCATCACTCTAGACCACGATGTGCTATGGCACCGCTATGGCACCCAAGGGGCGGTGATAAATGAGGAATTGTGGCAACGAGCAGCCCGGAGTGGTCGACGTGTAGCGGTAGCTTGAAGAGAGAACGCTTCTCCCCTCGCGTCCGTTTATATAAATACATAACGATCAGCCACTGTACCAAGTCACGTTGAATGCGTCGTGTCTGAGCCACAAACAACGCTTCCCATCATGCTCCCTCTAACCACCATGCTTACTCATGCTTCTATCTCCACCCTCGCATTGGCTTGCATGGGTCACATTCCCTCGGTGTGCATGCCGGATCCTGCTTCACACCTTCTCCTGCCGGCCGCCCGGTCCAGGCTCCGGTACCTTTAGCGAGAGAGACACATTTCTCGGACACGGTTGCGACACTCTGCCGGATGCTCTCCCAGTGCAGTCCAGTACGGGCCGTTCAATAGTGCGGATGAAAGTTACTCTGTGGTAGGCAACACCCATGTACTAAAGTTTCGTTTAGTGAAAAAGTACATAAACTATATACAGTTACTTGTAAAGCGTTACTAAAAAGAatctaaaataaaattaataaactaaAGCAATCGCATTACTACGCTGTGAAATGTTTGTAAAGTCTGGTAAAGCGGATCCCGCTTCCTTCCCGTGACGATCGTCTCGATCGCATCGATCTTTCTCGAATCCTTTCTTACATTCATATGAAGGAGATTCCAGCCGCAGTCCAGCCGCCCAATAGAATTGGCGACGGAAGTCGACCGTGTCTCGTGTGTCGAGTGCATAGATTTCAATCTAATTATCCTTGGTGCGTTACGGACTGTGGGTGAATTTTCAAACATGAGCGGGCAGCTCAAAACAGTCCACGGTACGATGTGAATGTGTCTAGCGTGTTCAGCGTACATACGCTCGTCAATTAGTGGtgtgtaaaattttcaaaaaataaagaaccCACGTCTAACTTGATTGTTACATATTGTGAAAAACAGAGCAAAGTGTCAACGAACATGGTGTGTTTCGTGTTTACGATCTTCTTTTACCACTGAAACAGTTAGGTTGAAAATGTAGCTGTACAAAGTGATCGTTTGTATGCGCAGCAAGAGTGACAAACTATGTATCAGTTGTATCAGTTGTTGGGAAACGTGTACCTCATTTCAGCACATTAACATATCAAAAATTCAGTTGGTaccaaaaatcaatacaaaaaatctCTTTCGGTGTACCGTGAATCGCTCTAGAAATTGTTccttgaaatgttttaaacgCTGATTGGGAACAACCACTATGTAAGGTTGGCGGAACTGagaggaacacacacacacagtgaatTCCCCTTGTAACGGTTGCGTAATCCGAGAACAACCCCGTGAAAGCCATCGTCGGCCATTGAAAGTGTGCGCCGGAACGTTTTTCACCCTCCGAAGCCATATCAGTTCCATGTTCTCTTGTACACGATTTCCGCTCCGTGTTTGGTGCTTAACGCTCTCCAGCAGCTCACCAGCGCGCTCAGTGTGACGCCTTACTGTTACTACTATCGTGTCCCGCCGACGTGAGTTAGTAGGCAAACGGTTCCGGAACGGTGTGGCAGCGTAGCAAAAAACATCCCTTTGAACGGTTTAGTTGTTTGTCGATGTTTGTGTGCAGCAGTGACatcgatgatgatggcgatggtgTGTTGCTTACTAGCCGGATTAAGCTTTTGAATGTGTTAAAAGTTCGTACCTTATGTATAAAGTGTGTGatactgtatgtgtgtgtgcattgaaaCGGTAACCCGTTACTAAAGTTCTCATTGGCGAGTGCTTCAGTGTGTCGATCGCGTACTGCCATATGATCAAGGCgaatatgatgatgatgatggtggaaaTGGTTGTGCTTTAAATGCGTGCAcgagcaaaacacaaacacaaacaacacagtACAGCGATGAGAAATTCAATTTGTAGTGCAATGTCAGCTAAAATGCAGGTTATGAAATCGGTGTAATCGTAGCATTTATTTCAAACATTGTTCGAACAGTAATACACAACTTTTCATTAAAAGCTTTTGCAAgtaatgcaaaataaattcaccATCAGCAAggtgtttaaaaaatgctgCATTTCATACAACTGTGCATCGTGAAATCTGTGAATCTGTGGAATCTAACTTAGTGTAACAAAGGGTTAGCACGGTTTCCTGTAAACACATTCTAGTACATTCACGCATTTAACAgttggtttatttttgcattattattcTGATACAGTAAACAAAACAGCCCATAAAGGATTCtacgaaaggaaaaataaaggTGAATGGTGATTAAAACACTCATTACAATAGGAGTGAAGTGATTTCTATCTGGGAATATTAAAACTCATAGCATAGATTTGTGCAATAGTGAATGTTCCTGTACAACATGGTTACAAAACGATACCCTACTTAAACGTTTCTCTTCGATTTTTGTGTGATTGCACATTCATCTGTGTAAACTGTTTCATTAATAAACAAAGTGTATTTACTGTTAGGTAAGGAATGATGGCTAATACTCTCAAAAATCTCCAACTAAAAGAGagaaaattcaaattcaaatctaAAGCTTTCAAACTTATTGTCTAATATCTGTTGGTAGATCTACAAAATGACGAAAAAAACGTCAACCATTGGCCATTTTTCGGCCAGCACTTCCGGCACGGTCGGACAGACGGGTGGAATGAGCAACTTTGGCACGGGAACCAGTGGAATGGAGAGCATCGACAAGCAGGCCCTATCGTCGTCCGGGCAGCAGGCTCACCAGCATCACGAGCATCCGTCCGGCATCGGCGGTAAAAGCTCCGAGCAGCAGCGCCCGCACCAGCATCAGTCccagcatcatcaccaccattcGCACCAAGTGCAGCAATCGGTAGGAAAAATGCGGGACAAACACACCGTGCACTGGTTTCGCAAAGGATTGCGGCTGCACGATAATCCGGCCCTGCGCGAAGGACTCCGTGGGGCGCGAACGTTTCGGTGTGTTTTCATCATCGATCCCTGGTTCGCGGGCAGCTCCAACGTGGGCATTAATAAGTGGAGGTAAGCTACCCATCGTACTGTTTCGCtagttgtgttttttattactATAAAACGATACACGCCTGTTGCAAAATGTGAGCGAACCGGTATCAGAACATTggcagcaaacaagcaaacgatGGCCATGTGCAAACGTGCATTGTCACTTCCCGTGTCATCGACAACCATTATGCAATGGTTCGGTTTTACGTACGTTAGCAAATGATGATCCTCATCGCCGTCATTATCATCGCCAACGCCATTCGTCATTGAGCGTGTAGAGCGAGAGCAGGGCAGCACGACGACAACAGTTTGATGCATACGCGTACGAACTAAACACACATGCAACcgactgcacacacacaaccacttGGAAAGTAACCAGCAACCAGAGACCGGGGGAGCTGCGGGGTAGAATTAACCCTGAAAATCCACTTTGTGTGAATGCACCAAATCAAACGCTCtgtgtacacacaaacacatagagAAGCGAATGATGTGTGTTAGTAGATTTGTTTGACCGAGAATTGCACACACCGCAAAGTATCGCCAAGAGTGCAACATGCACCCCGGGTGTTGCAGCTCGACAAATGCATACGCTTGTGCATCGGTAGCTTATCAGCTGCTCGGCTTTACTCTGCCGACTTGTTGTTGAACGAATACGTTCGCTCTGataaacatacacacctcGCCATTTGCGGCGATGGCCTCGAGTGTTTAATGATACTATCGCCTTCAACTGcattttcaacacacacacacataaagcaTTTGCCAGTGTAACAGCGAATGTAATTGTGTTGCTGTTAGATGCACTATTTACTCTCCATTCAAAACCGTTCCTGTATCTCTAGTATTGCACTTTGAGCTCTATTTATTATCTCACTTGCCCAGAGCTGTGTTGCAAAATGCAACTAAGtgttcaacaac comes from the Anopheles coluzzii chromosome 2, AcolN3, whole genome shotgun sequence genome and includes:
- the LOC120948659 gene encoding zinc finger protein 624-like — its product is MNIAMLETIINSASSSVCRLCLSYDASEYVSLDAHESDSLVAIIYKCTGIKVRGKTNNIANKICNDCRNDVVKFNQLRERCRASDKILLDLYRKRNTLTPRLLFSIPSLAKENYGEREQQEIFTPTETNANIINVQSTYTEAIVPETDEMLSTDSHNQVDLGPKDNREDDVPKLVCCGCNPSPEFSTLAELTAHGAKHHKKYRVLDGSIRPFECNICFERFLTPSLLKHHQTRPYRKRSHICRSCGSAYFTNSALNRHEKVCTVVDKNYTCEQCGKRFRQIITLKNHHKLHQAKKAFACPVCGKTFKQKFEITIHMVTHTGEQPYPCDQCPARFKRKQALKNHQNRHQNPHPFKCESCDEWFGNPTARKFHRLTVHEGLDPFRCDQCGVSYGRRLRLTQHMKKVHGEVG